A portion of the Deltaproteobacteria bacterium genome contains these proteins:
- a CDS encoding type II toxin-antitoxin system HicB family antitoxin, whose amino-acid sequence MRLEGRILKSGKFWAVEVPLLMLFTQGRTRKEAFEMAKDAVEGMVDRKAFEASVVPADDDRFMIGSNDEKLLLATVLRQQRAGRGLTVRDVATRLGASSPTAYARYETGNVNLSLEKFSELMHAIDSESEAVLNILRKHG is encoded by the coding sequence ATGAGACTCGAAGGCCGAATTTTAAAATCAGGAAAGTTCTGGGCGGTCGAAGTTCCGCTTCTTATGCTCTTTACCCAAGGTCGCACGCGAAAAGAAGCTTTTGAGATGGCAAAAGACGCGGTGGAAGGCATGGTAGATCGAAAGGCTTTCGAGGCTTCGGTTGTGCCAGCCGACGACGACCGCTTTATGATTGGCTCGAATGACGAAAAGCTTCTACTGGCGACGGTGCTACGACAGCAACGGGCCGGGCGCGGCCTCACCGTGCGTGACGTCGCCACACGTCTCGGAGCGAGTTCTCCGACGGCTTACGCTCGTTATGAGACTGGGAACGTAAACCTATCTCTCGAGAAATTTTCTGAGCTTATGCACGCCATCGATAGTGAATCTGAAGCCGTACTCAATATTCTTCGCAAACACGGTTGA